In uncultured Fibrobacter sp., the following are encoded in one genomic region:
- a CDS encoding FISUMP domain-containing protein — MKKITTFLGCVGVVCLFWGCTSDNDILTPFGPVAEETSISSAAQTPDAGKSSSSTQSPATSSSSISGNSNPTPSSSDGKPSTVTITRDSIVQQDLDPSQIETPNYSSGVFCWSPECEAKYAGMTSNPDLQSSSSALSIDIGMSEEAKVPPTINGNTMTDMRDNQSYKLETVAGTRWMAENLRYKTENGSFCEDMEGNDVCAKNKSVYYTYGVAQRVCPMGWRLPTADEVTAAAAAQPDSWWVIGGRFKLDEEGKVTEFGLNDGQGYIWIIQDGSNTSWRIKSYSGDSVEKDFQSSEGPRAYNVRCVEGTEAE, encoded by the coding sequence ATGAAAAAGATCACTACATTTTTGGGATGTGTGGGTGTGGTGTGCTTATTCTGGGGGTGTACGTCTGATAACGACATTTTGACCCCGTTCGGCCCGGTTGCCGAAGAAACCTCAATTTCTTCAGCAGCTCAAACTCCGGACGCGGGAAAATCTTCGTCTTCAACGCAATCTCCTGCAACAAGCTCTTCCTCTATTAGCGGCAATTCGAACCCGACTCCGTCGTCCAGCGATGGAAAACCCAGCACGGTAACGATTACCCGCGATTCCATCGTACAGCAAGACCTTGACCCGAGCCAAATCGAAACCCCGAACTACAGCAGCGGCGTTTTCTGCTGGAGCCCGGAGTGCGAAGCCAAGTACGCCGGAATGACATCCAACCCGGATCTCCAGTCCTCGTCCTCTGCTCTCAGCATCGACATCGGCATGTCTGAAGAAGCAAAGGTTCCGCCGACCATCAACGGTAACACCATGACGGACATGCGCGACAATCAATCCTATAAACTGGAAACGGTCGCCGGCACTCGCTGGATGGCAGAAAACCTGAGGTATAAGACCGAAAACGGAAGCTTCTGCGAAGACATGGAAGGCAACGACGTATGCGCCAAAAACAAGAGCGTGTACTACACTTATGGCGTTGCTCAGAGAGTCTGCCCCATGGGCTGGCGTCTCCCGACCGCAGACGAAGTCACCGCAGCAGCAGCAGCCCAGCCCGATAGCTGGTGGGTCATTGGCGGACGATTCAAGCTCGACGAAGAAGGCAAGGTCACTGAATTCGGCCTGAACGACGGACAAGGCTACATCTGGATTATCCAAGACGGCAGCAACACCTCCTGGAGAATCAAGTCCTATTCCGGCGACAGTGTCGAAAAGGACTTCCAGTCCAGCGAAGGTCCTCGCGCCTACAACGTCCGCTGCGTCGAAGGCACCGAAGCCGAATAA